A genomic region of Zalophus californianus isolate mZalCal1 chromosome 1, mZalCal1.pri.v2, whole genome shotgun sequence contains the following coding sequences:
- the LOC113916203 gene encoding LOW QUALITY PROTEIN: olfactory receptor 2Z1 (The sequence of the model RefSeq protein was modified relative to this genomic sequence to represent the inferred CDS: inserted 1 base in 1 codon; deleted 1 base in 1 codon) produces MGDVNQSVTSDFILVGLFSHSGSRQLLFSLVAATFTMGLLGNTILLVLICLDSRLHTPMYFLLNQLSLFVVGFPLVTIPKMASHFLQGEGSISFGGCAAQIFFLTLMGMAEGILLALMSYDCYVAVCHPLQYPVLMRRQVCLLMVGFSWLAGVLNASIQTSITLHFPYCASRVVDHFCEVPALLKLSCADTSAYELALSTLGVLILVLSLSLIAISYGHVLGAIIHMHSEEARNKAFTTXSSHITVVGLFYGVVVFMYVVPGAYHSPPQDNVVSLFYSLVTLTLNPLIYSPRNWEVLMALAKVLSKAGLRPK; encoded by the exons ATGGGGGATGTGAATCAATCAGTGACCTCTGACTTCATTCTGGTGGGCCTCTTCAGTCACTCAGGGTCACGTCAGCTACTCTTCTCCTTGGTGGCTGCCACGTTTACCATGGGCCTCCTGGGCAACACCATTCTGCTTGTCCTGATCTGCCTGGACTCCAGGCTCCACACACCCATGTACTTTCTGCTCAACCAGCTCTCTCTGTTTGTTGTTGGGTTTCCCCTGGTCACCATCCCCAAGATGGCATCCCACTTCCTGCAGGGAGAAGGTTCCATCTCCTTCGGGGGTTGTGCAGCTCAAATATTCTTCCTGACCCTGATGGGCATGGCTGAGGGCATCCTGTTGGCCCTCATGTCCTATGACTGCTATGTTGCTGTGTGTCACCCTCTGCAGTATCCTGTGCTCATGAGGCGCCAGGTGTGCCTGCTCATGGTGGGCTTCTCCTGGCTGGCAGGTGTGCTCAACGCCTCCATCCAGACCTCCATCACTCTGCAC TTCCCCTACTGTGCCTCCCGCGTCGTGGACCACTTCTGCGAGGTGCCAGCCCTGCTGAAGCTGTCCTGTGCAGACACCTCAGCCTACGAGTTGGCGCTGTCCACCTTGGGGGTGCTGATCCTTgtgctttccctttccctcattgCCATCTCCTATGGCCACGTTTTGGGGGCCATTATACACATGCACTCAGAGGAGGCCCGAAACAAGGCCTTCACCA TTTCCTCGCACATCACAGTAGTGGGACTCTTCTATGGTGTAGTTGTGTTCATGTACGTGGTGCCGGGTGCTTACCATAGCCCACCCCAGGACAACGTGGTCTCCCTATTCTACAGCCTTGTCACCCTTACTCTCAACCCCCTTATCTACAGTCCGAGGAACTGGGAGGTGCTGATGGCTTTGGCTAAAGTGCTCAGCAAAGCTGGGCTCAGGCCAAAGTGA